From Syntrophales bacterium, the proteins below share one genomic window:
- a CDS encoding MBL fold metallo-hydrolase, whose translation MKAIFKALKISFFTGQYDVIYHKNTKKGKITFILNDSGGKLSITPSVSLLLNPKFPHCNSLLIEEEIVALVDTGIDRKQLERILKETRIDLLINTHTHPDHVAGNSLVSKTTSAEIYVPEQEEGNTLSLERMKSALGVLGRYVEPSWEKVVKDVMGFRESERETTYGEGHVFDFGKTRMEAIHTPGHSSGHFCFLLHSEELFFSSDLGLDSFGPWYGYLNSSLEDYLHTIEKVKKIGIKRVISSHADGIDDDLHKGLDRCLEIIGMREERIMELLKKGERGERNLAKYGIIYHNLNKFKGPMREFLTFFEENIIREHLKILVNSGKIKC comes from the coding sequence ATGAAGGCCATTTTCAAAGCTCTCAAAATAAGTTTCTTTACCGGACAATATGATGTAATCTATCACAAAAATACAAAGAAAGGTAAAATTACCTTTATTCTCAACGATAGCGGGGGGAAATTATCTATTACCCCTTCCGTGAGTCTCTTGCTGAATCCCAAATTTCCCCATTGTAACTCGCTTCTCATTGAAGAAGAAATAGTGGCCCTTGTGGATACAGGGATTGACAGGAAACAACTGGAAAGGATTTTAAAAGAAACAAGGATTGACCTTCTCATAAACACCCATACCCATCCGGATCATGTAGCGGGTAACAGTCTTGTAAGCAAGACGACATCAGCCGAGATATACGTACCCGAACAGGAAGAAGGAAATACCCTGTCTCTGGAGAGGATGAAAAGCGCGCTTGGTGTCCTGGGCAGATACGTAGAGCCATCATGGGAGAAGGTAGTAAAAGATGTGATGGGATTCCGTGAGTCCGAAAGGGAGACAACCTATGGAGAGGGACATGTATTTGATTTCGGCAAGACACGAATGGAGGCCATCCACACCCCCGGACATTCTTCCGGTCATTTTTGCTTCTTGCTCCACAGTGAAGAACTTTTCTTTTCCTCCGATCTGGGGCTGGATTCTTTCGGTCCCTGGTACGGCTACCTCAATTCTAGCCTTGAAGACTATCTCCATACCATAGAGAAGGTCAAAAAAATAGGGATCAAAAGGGTTATATCAAGTCATGCAGATGGAATAGACGATGATCTTCATAAAGGTCTTGACAGATGTCTCGAAATTATAGGCATGCGGGAAGAGAGGATTATGGAATTGCTGAAGAAAGGAGAGAGAGGGGAAAGAAATCTTGCAAAATACGGTATCATTTACCATAACCTAAATAAATTTAAGGGCCCGATGAGGGAGTTTCTCACATTTTTTGAGGAAAATATAATCAGAGAACATCTAAAAATCCTCGTAAATTCAGGAAAAATTAAGTGCTGA
- a CDS encoding acyl-CoA dehydrogenase family protein, translating to MIQLSDEQMMIRDMVSRLARERIRPVAIEAEKKHSFNPDLVQILHENGLLGLSLPLEQGGGDADLTTCCLTVEELSSVDGSVGISFATHTTGLYFIVDWGSESQKERYYRKVVQDGAYFGVALTEPDAGSDAAAIKTRAVRSGERYLINGSKILITNAGYAHVFMVFAVTEPGMRDKGISAFIVDRDIPGLRFGKEEEKMAVVGSSTRELTFDNAEVPVGNLLDEEGNGFKIVMTEFMKSRLLVASMALGIARGAFDEAVRYAKERAQFGKSISEFQGVQFMIADMAMNIEVARRMIYTTTEYIGHKRAGKELATFAAMAKCFASDTAMKVTTDAVQILGGYGIMKEYPVERMMRDAKVTQIIEGTNQIQRIIIARNVLGS from the coding sequence ATGATCCAATTGAGTGATGAACAGATGATGATTCGGGATATGGTTTCCAGGTTGGCCAGGGAAAGGATACGACCAGTTGCCATAGAGGCAGAGAAGAAGCATAGTTTTAATCCGGATTTGGTGCAGATTCTCCACGAAAATGGCCTGTTAGGTCTTTCCCTCCCGCTGGAGCAGGGTGGGGGTGATGCAGATTTGACCACATGTTGTCTGACTGTGGAAGAGCTATCCAGTGTAGATGGATCGGTAGGTATCAGCTTTGCGACCCATACAACCGGACTTTACTTTATTGTAGATTGGGGTTCCGAAAGCCAGAAAGAAAGGTATTACCGAAAGGTTGTTCAGGACGGGGCGTATTTTGGTGTCGCTCTCACGGAACCTGATGCAGGCTCCGATGCCGCTGCCATTAAGACCAGGGCGGTACGTTCAGGTGAGAGGTACCTGATAAATGGAAGTAAGATTTTAATTACAAACGCCGGTTATGCCCATGTATTTATGGTCTTTGCTGTTACTGAACCCGGGATGCGGGATAAAGGTATCAGCGCTTTTATTGTGGACAGGGATATCCCCGGTCTTAGGTTCGGCAAGGAAGAGGAAAAAATGGCCGTTGTGGGTTCTTCAACGAGAGAGCTCACTTTTGATAATGCTGAAGTGCCGGTAGGAAATCTCCTGGATGAAGAAGGAAATGGTTTCAAGATTGTTATGACTGAATTCATGAAAAGCCGGCTGCTCGTTGCCTCTATGGCTCTGGGCATTGCCAGGGGGGCATTCGATGAAGCGGTAAGGTATGCAAAAGAGAGGGCTCAGTTTGGAAAATCTATTTCAGAATTTCAGGGCGTCCAGTTCATGATCGCTGATATGGCAATGAATATTGAGGTTGCAAGAAGGATGATCTATACGACGACTGAATACATAGGGCACAAAAGGGCAGGTAAGGAACTGGCCACCTTTGCCGCCATGGCAAAATGTTTTGCCTCCGATACGGCAATGAAAGTTACCACGGATGCCGTTCAGATACTCGGCGGATACGGGATAATGAAGGAGTACCCTGTAGAGAGGATGATGAGGGATGCCAAAGTAACCCAGATAATTGAGGGAACAAATCAGATCCAGCGGATTATCATCGCGAGAAATGTATTGGGATCATAA